The Thermaerobacter subterraneus DSM 13965 sequence GGGCGGGACGGGTCGACTGCTTCGTCCTCGATTCAGAGGGGAACCGGGTGCGGCTGGCGGCCGGGGCTCCGGCGGCGGCCGAGCCCGTGGAGGGGTGAGAAGGATGGGCGGCCGCTTCTGGGCGGGCGTGGTGGTGGGCAGCCTGGCGATGGCGGCCCTGGAGTGGGCGGGGGTGCGGCCGGGCCGCTGGCTGGCGCGGGCCGGGCGGTGGAACCAGCAGTGGCTGGAGGTCCAGGTACCGCGGCAGCGCCGCCGCCTGGTCCGGTGGATCAGGCCGCGGGCCCAGCGGCTGCTGGCCAGGGCCGGCGCGCGCTAGGCCGGCCCGATGCCGGCGGTGTCCTGGCGGAGGATCCTGGGCGGGGCTGCCCTGATCGCCGCGGGCCTGGGCCTGCTTTACCTGCTGCGGGGCACCTGGCCGCCCTTCGTCCTGGCCCTGGTCCTGACCTACCTGCTGGCGCCGGCCGTGGATTTCCTGGAAGCCCAGGGGTTACGGCGGGCCACGGCCATCCTCCTGCTCTACCTGCTCATCACCCTGGCCGCTGCCGTGGCGCTGGTCTACCTTCTGCCCGGGTTTCTGGACGAGCTGAACCGCCTGGGGACGCAGTTGCCGGGATACGCCCGCCGGTTGCGGCTGCTGGTGGAGGGGGTGCGCCAGGATGCGGCCCGGGCCACCCTTCCGGCGACGGTGCGCCAGGCGCTGCTGCAGCAGATCGACCGCACCGAGGGATGGGTGACGGCCCGGCTGGCCGACCTGACCGGCGGCCTGGTGGAGGGGCTCCTGGGGGCCGCCCCGCTGCTGCTGGCTCCGGTACTGGCCTTCTACCTGCTCGACGACCTGCCGCGGCTCCGCCGCTGGGCGCAGGACCGGCTGGGGCGGGGGCACCGCCGCCGGTGGCTTGAGCTGGTGCGGGCCGTCGACCAGGTGGTGGGCGGGTTCATCCGGGGCCAGCTGCTGGTGGCCGGCTTCGTGGGCCTGATGGTCACGGCCGTGGCCACCTTCTTCGGCTTGCGCTTTGCCGTGCTGCTGGGGGCGCTGGCGGCCCTGGCCGACCTGATCCCCTATTTTGGTCCCATCATCGGCGCGGTGCCGGTCCTGGCCATGGCGGCCCTGCACTCCCCGGCCACCGCCATCAAGGTGGCCGTCGCCCTGGTGCTGGTCCAGTGGGTGGAAAACAGCGTGCTGTCGCCGCGCATCCTGGGACAGCGGGTGGGGGTCCACCCCCTGGTGGTGATCAGTGCCCTGCTGGTGGGGGGTCACCACTTCGGCCTGGCGGGCCTTCTGTTCGCGGTGCCCGTGGCCGGGCTGGCCCACGTCCTGCTGGCCTTCGCCTGGCCGGACTGGGTGGGCGGGCTCGACCGGCTGGTTCGCCGGGATCCGGACCCCGGTCCCCTGCCCGCAGCACACGGCGAAGGCCCTTCCTCTGGCCCGGCCCCCAGCCACCACGGCAAACCCGGGCGGTCCGCTGGGGCCGGTCGCGGTGCGGGGCGGCTTGCCGGCCCGCCTCCTGTTGCAGGTCCGGCGACGCCGGATGCGGCCGGTTTCCGCCGCCTCCTGGGCCTCCGGCGCCGCCACCGGGAGCCCGCCCCCAAATAAGGCTGCGGGCAGGGACGGCGGCCGGGGGCCCCTGGCCCCCCGGCCGCCGCGGAGGGGACGTGGCGCGACGGGTCGCCGACCGGTCCGGCCTGCCCGCAGCGCCCTCCGGCCGGGACGGCCCGCCCGGGGCCGGCTGCCCGCCTCCCCCGGCCGCCCTCAGGGGGCGGGAGAATCCTGGCGGGCCAGGCGCTGCTGCAGCGCTTCGATGCGGCGGCGGAAGGCGTCCCGTTCCAGCACCACCTGCACCTGCCGGCCCTCGGCGATCTTCTCCAGATCATTGTAGGCTTCGACCCGGCAGATCACCCGGTTGCCCTCCACCGCCTCGAGGACGGCCACGGCCCGCACCCTGGCGCCCACGGGGGTCGGGGCCAGGTGCCGCACCTCCACGGCGTAGCCCACCCCTTCCTCATGGGGCTCGAGATACGGCTCCAGCACCCGCCGCGCTGCGTGCTCCAGGTGGTGCACCAGCGACCAGGTGGAGTAGAGGGGGTGGATCACCCGCCCGTCGAAGGCGGCCTGCATGCCGGCGTCGACGGTGGCCTCCACCTCGGCCCGCAGGCCGGGAACGAACCCGGGTTTCACCGGCATCACCTCGCACACCCCTTCGCCGCCGGGTCCGGAGCCCCTGCCGGCGGGCCAGGCGCCGGACCTCGGGGCGGGGCGCCGCCCGGGCCGAGTTGACGAGCCCCGCCGGAAATGGCAA is a genomic window containing:
- a CDS encoding AI-2E family transporter; translated protein: MPAVSWRRILGGAALIAAGLGLLYLLRGTWPPFVLALVLTYLLAPAVDFLEAQGLRRATAILLLYLLITLAAAVALVYLLPGFLDELNRLGTQLPGYARRLRLLVEGVRQDAARATLPATVRQALLQQIDRTEGWVTARLADLTGGLVEGLLGAAPLLLAPVLAFYLLDDLPRLRRWAQDRLGRGHRRRWLELVRAVDQVVGGFIRGQLLVAGFVGLMVTAVATFFGLRFAVLLGALAALADLIPYFGPIIGAVPVLAMAALHSPATAIKVAVALVLVQWVENSVLSPRILGQRVGVHPLVVISALLVGGHHFGLAGLLFAVPVAGLAHVLLAFAWPDWVGGLDRLVRRDPDPGPLPAAHGEGPSSGPAPSHHGKPGRSAGAGRGAGRLAGPPPVAGPATPDAAGFRRLLGLRRRHREPAPK
- a CDS encoding thioesterase family protein → MPVKPGFVPGLRAEVEATVDAGMQAAFDGRVIHPLYSTWSLVHHLEHAARRVLEPYLEPHEEGVGYAVEVRHLAPTPVGARVRAVAVLEAVEGNRVICRVEAYNDLEKIAEGRQVQVVLERDAFRRRIEALQQRLARQDSPAP